One Halorientalis litorea DNA segment encodes these proteins:
- a CDS encoding phosphomannomutase — MELFGTAGIRGSAREDVTPALALAVGRAAAVDGEEFVVGRDGRETGTALAAAVEAGLESGGATVRRTGQLPTPALAYASQGRRGVMVTASHNPAADNGLKLFVDGQEYDSDAERAIEERVDADTSPVAWDEWGSVTDLDVLADYRETVVEYAGTFGAPLDGLPVAVDCGNGMAGLATPQVLRELGGDVTALNANVDGHFPGRGSKPTAETLADLRAFVADSDAALGIGHDGDADRIVVVDGDGAVVHEDTVLAILAERYVRASDAADPVVVTTPNASGRIDERVGAAGGRTERVRLGALHEGVASARERGDGGTDVVFAAEPWKHLHTRFGEWIDGVVSAAVIARLVAEAGIDGLRAAVTERPYRKTSLACPDASKAAAMDRLETTLPEQFPDTSVSTEYGVRLTFPDASWVLVRPSGTEPYLRLYAESDDVDALVAEATGAVERAIDAV; from the coding sequence ATGGAGCTATTCGGGACCGCCGGCATCCGGGGTTCGGCCCGCGAGGACGTGACGCCAGCCCTCGCGCTCGCTGTCGGCCGGGCGGCCGCCGTGGACGGCGAGGAGTTCGTGGTCGGCCGCGACGGCCGGGAGACGGGGACGGCCCTGGCGGCGGCCGTGGAGGCCGGATTGGAGAGTGGCGGTGCGACGGTTCGCCGCACCGGGCAATTGCCCACGCCCGCACTCGCGTACGCTTCGCAGGGCCGTCGCGGCGTGATGGTCACGGCGAGTCACAACCCGGCCGCCGACAACGGCCTCAAACTCTTCGTCGACGGCCAAGAGTACGACAGCGACGCGGAACGAGCCATCGAGGAGCGCGTCGACGCGGACACTTCGCCCGTGGCGTGGGACGAGTGGGGCAGTGTGACGGACCTCGACGTGCTGGCCGACTACCGTGAGACTGTCGTCGAGTACGCAGGGACGTTCGGGGCACCACTCGACGGCCTCCCCGTCGCGGTCGACTGTGGCAACGGGATGGCGGGGCTGGCGACGCCGCAGGTCCTCCGGGAACTCGGCGGCGACGTGACGGCACTGAACGCCAACGTCGACGGGCACTTCCCCGGCCGCGGGAGCAAACCGACGGCCGAGACGCTCGCCGACCTGCGGGCGTTCGTCGCCGACAGTGACGCCGCACTGGGTATCGGCCACGACGGCGACGCCGACCGCATCGTCGTCGTCGACGGCGACGGGGCAGTCGTCCACGAAGACACCGTGCTGGCAATCCTCGCCGAGCGGTACGTCCGGGCGAGCGACGCCGCCGACCCCGTGGTGGTGACGACGCCGAACGCCTCCGGCAGAATCGACGAGCGGGTCGGGGCGGCCGGTGGCCGGACCGAACGCGTCCGCCTCGGCGCGCTTCACGAGGGTGTCGCGTCGGCCCGCGAGCGCGGCGACGGCGGGACCGACGTGGTGTTCGCCGCCGAACCGTGGAAACACCTCCACACCCGTTTCGGCGAGTGGATAGACGGCGTGGTGAGTGCCGCCGTTATCGCCCGACTCGTCGCCGAGGCGGGTATCGACGGCCTCCGCGCGGCGGTGACGGAGCGACCGTACCGAAAGACGAGTCTCGCTTGTCCCGACGCGTCGAAGGCCGCCGCGATGGACCGGTTGGAGACGACCCTCCCCGAGCAGTTCCCCGACACGTCCGTCTCGACGGAGTACGGCGTCAGGCTGACGTTTCCGGACGCGTCGTGGGTCCTCGTCCGGCCGAGCGGAACCGAGCCGTACCTCCGTCTCTACGCCGAGAGCGACGACGTGGACGCGCTCGTCGCCGAGGCGACGGGGGCCGTCGAGCGGGCAATCGACGCGGTCTGA
- a CDS encoding DUF5793 family protein, translating into MRRDYFTLTVETHGDDDQPVAHIEFDGPSDVLTQRLTPDEDVDVAFRYQTRVEADEATGVFSVTDRMTGDFVLEANADATTVADLVDAAREYGQATSDAEGCYRVVLTRDGETAFETEKRTLLVYDNEGSLLRQHSLIPSGVEL; encoded by the coding sequence ATGAGGCGCGACTACTTCACCCTCACAGTCGAGACACACGGGGACGACGACCAGCCGGTGGCACACATCGAGTTCGACGGGCCGAGCGATGTCCTCACACAGCGCCTCACACCCGACGAGGACGTCGATGTCGCCTTCCGCTATCAGACCCGCGTCGAAGCGGACGAGGCGACAGGCGTGTTCAGCGTTACAGACCGGATGACCGGCGACTTCGTCCTCGAAGCCAACGCCGACGCGACGACCGTCGCTGACCTCGTCGACGCCGCACGCGAGTACGGACAGGCGACGAGCGACGCGGAAGGGTGCTACAGGGTCGTCCTCACCCGGGACGGCGAGACGGCCTTCGAGACGGAGAAACGGACGCTTCTGGTCTACGACAACGAGGGAAGCCTGCTCCGCCAACACTCCTTGATACCCTCCGGCGTCGAACTGTAG
- a CDS encoding DUF7549 family protein: MSLIKSEYAEEFAVVFAWVSALVPWSVTAAIGSIQGGSLVQIHAPFVVVRFLFDIDVPGPNPLVMLPWESISFYAGAPGPIPFVLYTASTCVIALALLLTLAMWGLEDQVAAARFDEVRAVGGLLLVSAVLLTLSAAVLTLGVPVDAVVSTSFVGVVIPVGLLLQYVFAYVLLTVDRAPA, translated from the coding sequence ATGAGCCTGATTAAGTCGGAGTACGCCGAGGAGTTCGCCGTCGTGTTCGCGTGGGTGAGCGCGCTGGTCCCGTGGTCGGTGACGGCGGCCATCGGCAGCATCCAAGGCGGCAGTCTCGTCCAGATACACGCCCCCTTCGTGGTCGTCCGCTTTCTCTTCGACATCGACGTGCCGGGGCCGAACCCGCTGGTGATGCTCCCGTGGGAGTCTATCTCGTTCTACGCCGGGGCACCGGGACCGATACCCTTCGTCCTCTACACCGCCTCGACGTGCGTCATCGCGCTCGCGCTCCTGCTGACGCTCGCCATGTGGGGACTCGAAGACCAAGTCGCGGCGGCACGGTTCGACGAAGTCCGAGCCGTCGGTGGCCTGCTCCTCGTCTCGGCAGTCCTGCTCACGCTCTCGGCGGCCGTTCTCACCCTCGGTGTGCCCGTCGACGCCGTCGTCAGCACGTCGTTCGTCGGCGTCGTGATTCCAGTCGGTCTCCTGTTGCAGTACGTCTTCGCCTACGTCCTCCTCACCGTCGACCGCGCCCCCGCGTGA
- a CDS encoding DoxX family protein — MRDPTPTLRRIKRPLLYVMSAVYVVAGILHFVVPGLYAQIVPPWLPWPVGLVYLSGLAEILVGVGLLIPRTRTIAAWGLVALLVAVFPANVYMATSGVVIQGAPGPIADPSPVGRWARLPLQAVLVAVAWWYTRPLPTERE, encoded by the coding sequence ATGCGAGACCCGACCCCGACGCTCCGGCGAATCAAACGACCACTACTGTACGTCATGTCTGCAGTCTACGTCGTCGCAGGAATCCTGCACTTCGTCGTTCCCGGACTGTACGCACAGATAGTCCCGCCGTGGCTCCCGTGGCCCGTCGGCCTCGTCTACCTCTCGGGCCTCGCGGAAATCCTCGTCGGCGTCGGACTCCTGATACCCCGCACGCGTACCATCGCGGCGTGGGGCCTCGTCGCGCTGTTGGTCGCCGTCTTCCCGGCAAACGTCTACATGGCGACCAGCGGCGTGGTCATTCAGGGCGCGCCCGGCCCGATTGCCGACCCGTCACCGGTCGGCCGCTGGGCACGCCTCCCGTTGCAGGCCGTCCTCGTCGCGGTGGCGTGGTGGTACACGCGACCGCTGCCGACCGAGCGCGAGTGA
- a CDS encoding type II/IV secretion system ATPase subunit, producing the protein MSRQDTTGDDVTPSSRAGSIGTWLSRAAELLSGSTVPVQNYDPDRHERLLSFGGLPGFDEVDRYWLNAPFAFVSINYSHEDDKYRYHVVEPGLDELEAELLDRLLEDIREPLLYRSEVAADPEQALMEELQTRLEEYGVEITLETYYRLYYYLYRRFHGYAKIDPIMHDPHVEDISCDGPGLRIFVYHDDYTDVETNVVFEQQTLNDFVIQLAQRSGQHISVSDPVVSATLPTGSRIELALGEEVTPRGSAFTIRKYADEPFTPIDLLEYGTASLDMLVYLWLCIENNRSLIFAGGTAAGKTTSMNAVSMFIPPRSKVLTIEDTRELSLYHDNWLSSVTRDRLDDDSITMYDLLRSALRHRPEYIVVGEVRGEEAITLFQAMNTGHTTFSTMHADSVQTVINRLENEPINVPRPMVQSLDVLAVQVLTQSEGERVRRMRTLAEIEGIDQRTGELDYANTYRWTATGDQFTQNQSGLLQEIREDRGWSESDLRREIRDRKRFLQYLKQEGIGDYRRFTAMVNKYYADPGEVMDRIDDADVTVTE; encoded by the coding sequence ATGTCACGACAAGACACCACAGGCGACGACGTGACGCCATCGAGTCGCGCCGGGAGCATCGGTACGTGGCTTTCGAGAGCGGCCGAACTGCTCTCCGGGTCGACCGTTCCCGTCCAGAACTACGACCCGGACAGGCACGAGCGACTGCTCTCGTTCGGCGGCCTTCCGGGATTCGACGAGGTGGACCGCTACTGGCTGAACGCGCCCTTCGCGTTCGTCTCCATCAACTACAGCCACGAGGACGACAAGTACCGCTACCACGTCGTCGAACCCGGCTTGGACGAACTGGAGGCGGAACTGCTCGACCGGTTGCTCGAAGACATCCGCGAGCCACTCCTCTACCGCTCGGAAGTGGCCGCGGACCCCGAGCAGGCACTCATGGAGGAGTTGCAGACGCGGTTGGAGGAGTACGGCGTCGAAATCACGCTCGAAACGTACTACCGCCTCTACTACTACCTCTACCGCCGGTTCCACGGGTACGCGAAGATAGACCCTATCATGCACGACCCACACGTCGAGGACATCTCCTGTGACGGGCCGGGGTTGCGCATCTTCGTCTACCACGACGACTACACCGACGTCGAGACGAACGTCGTCTTCGAGCAACAGACGCTGAACGACTTCGTCATCCAACTCGCACAGCGGTCCGGCCAGCACATCAGCGTCTCCGACCCCGTCGTCTCCGCGACGCTCCCGACCGGGTCGCGTATCGAACTCGCCCTCGGCGAGGAGGTGACGCCCCGTGGCTCGGCGTTCACCATTCGGAAGTACGCCGACGAGCCGTTCACCCCCATCGACCTGCTCGAATACGGGACGGCCAGTCTAGACATGCTCGTCTACCTCTGGCTGTGTATCGAGAACAACCGGTCGCTCATCTTCGCGGGCGGGACGGCGGCGGGCAAGACCACCTCGATGAACGCCGTCTCGATGTTCATCCCGCCGCGCTCGAAGGTCCTGACCATCGAGGACACCCGCGAACTCTCCCTGTATCACGACAACTGGCTCTCGTCGGTGACGCGCGACAGACTGGACGACGACAGCATCACGATGTACGACCTCCTGCGGTCGGCACTGCGGCACCGCCCGGAGTACATCGTCGTCGGTGAAGTCCGTGGCGAGGAGGCAATCACCCTCTTTCAGGCGATGAACACCGGGCACACGACGTTCTCGACGATGCACGCCGACAGCGTTCAGACGGTCATCAACCGACTGGAGAACGAACCCATCAACGTCCCGCGGCCGATGGTCCAGTCGCTGGACGTTCTCGCCGTACAGGTCCTCACGCAGAGCGAGGGCGAGCGCGTTCGGCGGATGCGGACGCTGGCCGAAATCGAGGGCATCGACCAACGGACGGGAGAACTTGACTACGCGAACACGTACCGGTGGACGGCCACGGGCGACCAGTTCACCCAGAACCAGAGCGGACTCCTCCAAGAGATACGCGAGGACAGAGGGTGGAGCGAGTCCGACCTCCGCCGAGAGATTCGCGACCGCAAACGGTTCCTGCAGTACCTCAAACAGGAAGGTATCGGCGATTACCGGCGGTTCACGGCGATGGTCAACAAGTACTACGCAGACCCCGGAGAGGTCATGGACCGCATCGACGACGCGGACGTGACGGTCACGGAGTAG
- a CDS encoding type II secretion system F family protein: protein MASPLVFLPFLVALGLVGVLLAAKTTARVGTVFTRIALILFNRFVSGDRPERERLLEAAYIPETYRAYAAKSYLHAVVLSVIGGILGGYAIAGFIVVIPAVGDFLAGLPRAMTAALGNPRTWRLDLPTPVFYTVAIVGGLVASALTGVVAYVLRWQRLEGKAEVRRRHINESLARTVAFLYALSRGGMPFPNAMRTLADNRRVYGETAAEVSVAVREIDLFGTDVINAVRRMSQRTPSEELKTFGENLASVLQSGQNLPNFLSQQYERYREESRERQEEVLELLATIAEAYVTLFVAGVLFLITVLLVFGLTTTDTLWIIQLLAYLVIPLGNIGFIVFLDQRLSLLGIGAEDGMEPATSLQSTGGTSPTADVQTPDGGHAPGLTANLERLAMYDRLERLRRVVGRPLQTVLRNPTTLLYVTVPLALLVTALRLPGALTTVGPNIRVLDDYLLQAGLVVMGSYAVVRYVHKQRLQRIEEATPEFLERLASLNEAGMSVVESFERVRGSDLGALSAEVDRIWADISLGANIEAALSRFGRRVRTTPITRSVTLLTNAMRASGDIGSVLRIAADEARSDLRMKRQRRREMFTYLVVIYISFFVFLVIIVAVQEVLVPSLPNNVPTPPSNNRLGVNAGQFTRLGDVNKAAYTLVFFHTALLQAVLSGLIAGQIGEGRLRDGAKHAAIMLSIAYVAFLILSGPVASIEMGSQYQNDQLTIEAAELSQGGFIVVHAYTADGRVLGRTGYLPAGQSTDITVQFNEEIPDDATVVAVPHRDTNGNREFDYDGGEVDGYYPPGLESVRAEERIQPGPAPLDSS, encoded by the coding sequence ATGGCGTCGCCGCTCGTCTTCCTCCCGTTTCTCGTCGCGCTCGGCCTCGTCGGCGTCCTCCTCGCCGCCAAGACGACTGCCCGCGTCGGGACGGTGTTCACCCGCATCGCACTGATACTGTTCAACCGGTTCGTCTCCGGGGACCGGCCGGAGCGCGAGCGACTGCTCGAAGCCGCGTACATCCCGGAGACGTACCGTGCATACGCGGCCAAGAGCTACCTCCACGCCGTCGTCCTCAGCGTCATCGGGGGGATTCTTGGCGGGTACGCCATCGCCGGGTTCATCGTCGTGATTCCGGCAGTCGGCGACTTCCTCGCTGGCCTCCCCCGAGCGATGACGGCCGCGCTCGGGAACCCGCGGACGTGGCGACTCGACTTGCCGACGCCGGTGTTCTACACCGTCGCAATCGTCGGCGGCCTCGTGGCCAGCGCGCTCACGGGTGTCGTGGCGTACGTCCTCCGCTGGCAACGGCTTGAGGGGAAAGCAGAGGTGCGTCGCCGCCACATCAACGAGAGTCTCGCACGGACTGTCGCGTTCCTGTATGCCCTCTCGCGGGGTGGGATGCCGTTCCCGAACGCGATGCGGACGCTGGCGGACAACCGCCGGGTCTACGGGGAGACGGCCGCGGAGGTATCGGTCGCAGTCAGGGAGATAGACCTGTTCGGGACGGACGTCATCAACGCGGTGCGGCGGATGTCACAGCGGACGCCGAGCGAGGAGCTGAAGACGTTCGGCGAGAACCTCGCCAGCGTCCTCCAGAGCGGGCAGAACCTCCCGAACTTCCTCAGTCAGCAGTACGAACGCTACCGGGAGGAATCCCGCGAGCGACAGGAGGAGGTCCTCGAACTCTTGGCGACCATCGCCGAAGCGTACGTGACCCTGTTCGTCGCCGGCGTCCTCTTTCTCATCACCGTGTTGCTCGTGTTCGGCCTGACGACCACCGACACACTGTGGATAATCCAACTGCTCGCGTACCTCGTCATCCCGCTCGGCAACATCGGGTTCATCGTCTTTCTCGACCAGCGACTCTCACTGCTTGGCATCGGGGCCGAGGACGGGATGGAACCCGCCACGTCGTTGCAGTCGACTGGTGGCACGTCACCGACGGCCGACGTACAGACGCCCGACGGTGGGCACGCCCCGGGACTCACAGCGAACCTCGAGCGACTCGCGATGTACGACCGCCTCGAACGGCTCCGGCGTGTCGTGGGTCGACCGCTACAGACCGTTCTCCGGAACCCCACCACGCTCCTCTACGTGACCGTCCCCCTCGCTCTCCTCGTGACCGCACTCAGACTCCCGGGTGCCCTGACTACCGTCGGCCCTAACATCCGGGTCCTCGACGACTACCTGCTTCAGGCGGGGCTGGTCGTCATGGGGTCGTACGCAGTCGTCAGGTACGTCCACAAACAACGGCTCCAGCGTATCGAGGAGGCGACGCCCGAGTTCCTCGAACGGTTGGCGAGCCTCAACGAAGCCGGGATGTCCGTGGTCGAAAGTTTCGAGCGCGTGCGTGGAAGTGACCTCGGTGCCCTCTCGGCGGAAGTCGACCGGATTTGGGCGGACATCTCGTTGGGAGCGAACATCGAGGCGGCACTGTCCCGGTTCGGCCGACGAGTCCGAACGACGCCCATCACTCGCTCGGTGACGCTCCTGACGAACGCGATGCGTGCGAGCGGTGACATCGGGAGCGTGCTGCGTATCGCGGCCGACGAGGCCCGGTCCGACTTGCGGATGAAGCGACAGCGGCGGCGAGAGATGTTCACCTACCTCGTCGTCATCTACATCTCGTTTTTCGTGTTCTTGGTCATCATCGTGGCCGTGCAGGAGGTGCTGGTTCCCAGCCTCCCGAACAACGTTCCGACGCCGCCGAGCAACAACCGCCTCGGCGTGAACGCTGGGCAGTTCACTCGTCTCGGCGACGTGAACAAGGCAGCGTACACGCTCGTCTTCTTCCACACCGCACTCCTACAAGCCGTCCTCTCCGGCCTCATCGCCGGGCAAATCGGTGAGGGTCGGCTTCGGGACGGTGCCAAGCACGCCGCAATCATGCTCTCGATTGCGTACGTGGCGTTCCTGATTCTCTCGGGACCGGTCGCCTCCATCGAGATGGGGTCACAGTACCAGAACGACCAGTTGACCATCGAGGCCGCCGAACTCTCACAGGGCGGCTTCATCGTCGTCCACGCGTACACGGCCGACGGCAGGGTACTGGGTCGAACGGGGTATCTCCCTGCCGGCCAGTCCACCGACATCACCGTCCAGTTCAACGAGGAGATACCAGACGATGCGACGGTTGTAGCCGTCCCACACAGAGACACTAACGGCAACCGCGAGTTCGACTACGACGGCGGCGAGGTGGACGGCTACTATCCGCCGGGTCTCGAAAGCGTCCGCGCCGAGGAGCGTATCCAACCCGGCCCCGCACCGCTCGACTCCTCGTAA
- a CDS encoding class I SAM-dependent methyltransferase — MDDDPTGAGVRRTYERIADHFSATREYPWPEIESFLDGRDTGGVGLDLGCGNGRHVPPLGIVTDRVLAADVSHGLLDAARERLRDEPTPVDLLQADAATVPVRSDAIAVAIYVATLHHLPSRDARVGSLDELARVLAPDGRALVSAWSTEHDRFDATVGFDTTVDWTLPDGETVPRYYHIYDPDEFRTDIAESNLQAVETFVSSGNCYAVARPAEQ; from the coding sequence ATGGACGACGACCCGACGGGTGCCGGGGTCCGCAGGACTTACGAGCGCATCGCCGACCACTTCTCGGCGACCCGCGAGTATCCGTGGCCGGAAATCGAGTCCTTCCTCGACGGGCGGGACACCGGCGGCGTCGGCCTCGATTTGGGGTGTGGGAACGGCCGCCACGTTCCGCCGCTCGGGATAGTGACCGACCGCGTTCTCGCCGCGGACGTGAGCCACGGTCTCTTGGATGCGGCCCGCGAACGACTGCGGGACGAGCCGACGCCCGTCGACCTCCTCCAGGCCGACGCGGCGACGGTTCCGGTGCGGTCGGACGCAATCGCCGTCGCCATCTACGTCGCCACGCTTCACCATCTTCCGAGCCGTGACGCCCGAGTCGGGAGCCTCGACGAACTCGCCCGTGTCCTCGCGCCAGACGGCCGCGCGCTCGTCAGCGCGTGGAGTACCGAACACGACCGCTTCGACGCGACTGTGGGCTTCGACACCACCGTCGACTGGACGCTCCCCGACGGGGAGACGGTGCCGCGGTACTACCACATCTACGACCCCGACGAGTTCCGTACCGATATCGCCGAGAGCAACCTCCAAGCCGTCGAGACGTTCGTTTCAAGCGGGAACTGCTACGCCGTCGCCCGTCCCGCCGAACAATAA
- a CDS encoding LURP-one-related/scramblase family protein, whose translation MGPSSEYDIDGVDFTDTRYTVEQSLVRNKYKAMDSDGNTVLRGKQKLFKAKEEFPFTDGDGTDVFTVRAGGVVDVAGSYALSDAQTGEDVVVLDNDFSIFQDTWKIRDADTDAVLAEISSRGALVTLARNNLPFGQFIPHKYEITDGDGRHVGTIDGQFSMRDRYEIELDDTSTVPKEPILAAAMVIDAIQNH comes from the coding sequence ATAGGTCCCTCCAGCGAGTACGACATCGACGGCGTCGACTTCACGGACACGAGGTACACCGTCGAGCAGAGTCTGGTTCGGAACAAGTACAAGGCGATGGACAGCGACGGCAACACGGTCCTCCGCGGGAAGCAGAAGCTGTTCAAAGCGAAAGAGGAGTTCCCGTTCACTGACGGTGACGGGACGGACGTGTTCACGGTGAGAGCCGGTGGCGTCGTCGACGTCGCTGGGTCCTACGCGCTCTCGGATGCACAGACTGGCGAGGACGTGGTCGTCCTCGACAACGACTTCAGCATCTTTCAGGACACGTGGAAGATACGGGACGCGGACACCGATGCAGTGCTCGCCGAAATCAGCTCCCGGGGTGCCTTGGTCACGCTGGCGCGCAACAACCTCCCGTTCGGCCAATTCATCCCGCACAAGTACGAAATCACCGACGGCGACGGGAGACACGTCGGCACAATCGACGGACAGTTCTCGATGCGGGACCGCTACGAAATCGAACTCGACGACACGAGTACCGTCCCGAAAGAGCCGATTCTCGCGGCGGCGATGGTCATCGACGCGATTCAGAACCACTAG
- the pdhA gene encoding pyruvate dehydrogenase (acetyl-transferring) E1 component subunit alpha: MSRLSVCRGNVTTDHSILGRPPDDRVQVLDADGRVRDGATVPDIPDEQLVEMYRQMWLARHFDERAISLQRQGRMGTYPSLAGQEAAQVASTHALNDADWLLFQYREHGAVVARGLEPEYLLYWMGHERGNEWLAEKNVFPINISIGSHIPHATGLAWASKLKGDGRVFVCHFGDGSTSEGDFHEGLNFAGVFDVPAIFFCNNNQYAISIHRDEQTASDTIAQKATAYGFDGVQVDGMDPLAVYQVTKAAVEKARDPDPDEARPTLVEAVMYRFGAHTTADDPSVYREDEEVEEWRERDPLPRFETFLRERDLLDDDRIDAIEADAKETVAACIDAAEAYEPDPDSIFEHAYETPTPRVRDQREHLRRLRERHGDDALTEE; this comes from the coding sequence ATGTCCCGTCTGTCCGTGTGCCGGGGTAACGTGACGACCGACCACTCGATACTCGGGCGACCGCCGGACGACCGAGTGCAAGTTCTCGACGCCGACGGCCGTGTCAGAGACGGCGCGACGGTGCCCGACATCCCGGACGAGCAACTGGTCGAGATGTACCGCCAGATGTGGCTCGCGCGCCACTTCGACGAGCGGGCCATCAGCCTCCAGCGGCAGGGGCGCATGGGGACGTACCCGTCGTTGGCCGGGCAGGAAGCCGCACAGGTCGCCTCGACGCACGCGCTCAACGACGCCGACTGGCTCCTCTTCCAGTACCGCGAACACGGTGCAGTCGTCGCGCGCGGCCTCGAACCGGAGTACCTCCTCTACTGGATGGGCCACGAGCGCGGCAACGAGTGGCTCGCCGAGAAGAACGTCTTTCCCATCAACATCTCCATCGGGAGCCACATCCCCCACGCGACCGGACTAGCGTGGGCCTCGAAACTGAAAGGCGACGGTCGGGTGTTCGTCTGCCACTTCGGCGACGGGTCGACCAGCGAGGGCGACTTCCACGAGGGGCTGAACTTCGCGGGCGTGTTCGACGTGCCAGCCATCTTCTTCTGTAACAACAACCAATACGCTATCTCCATCCACCGGGACGAACAGACGGCCAGCGACACCATCGCACAGAAGGCGACGGCATACGGCTTCGACGGCGTCCAGGTCGACGGGATGGACCCCCTCGCCGTGTATCAGGTGACGAAAGCCGCCGTGGAGAAGGCCCGTGACCCCGACCCGGACGAGGCTCGGCCGACGCTCGTCGAGGCAGTCATGTACCGCTTCGGCGCGCACACCACCGCCGACGACCCATCCGTCTATCGGGAGGACGAGGAAGTCGAGGAGTGGCGCGAGCGTGACCCGCTCCCCCGGTTCGAGACGTTCCTCCGCGAGCGTGACCTGTTGGACGACGACCGCATCGACGCTATCGAGGCGGACGCCAAGGAGACGGTGGCAGCGTGCATCGACGCGGCGGAGGCCTACGAGCCGGACCCCGACTCGATATTCGAACACGCATACGAGACACCGACACCCCGAGTTCGGGACCAGCGCGAGCACCTCCGCCGCCTCCGCGAGCGACACGGCGACGACGCGCTGACGGAGGAGTGA
- a CDS encoding HD domain-containing protein, whose translation MTDADDGGDGRVYDPDADHAFPDERVATVLSYLAEDQEVQAYLDAQNVNPVTRKRYNDHGSKHIEIVRNRALCLYDLLKGAGVEFNGAREQGLDEADEAVIVALAATLHDIGHVVHRDDHPYYSIPLAADLLDRILPDLPFYDIGEQVRVKGETLHAIICHHVEEEPLTLEAGVVRVADALDMERGRSRIPYESGGRGINTVSSRAIRDVSLRPGEENDVLVEIRMDNAAGVYQVDNLLKAKLRGSGLGDHVRTVAINSREDADQIVERIEL comes from the coding sequence ATGACCGACGCAGACGACGGCGGGGACGGGCGCGTGTACGACCCGGACGCCGACCACGCCTTCCCGGACGAGCGGGTGGCGACGGTCCTCTCGTACCTGGCCGAGGACCAGGAGGTCCAGGCGTACCTCGACGCACAGAACGTCAACCCCGTCACCCGGAAGCGGTACAACGACCACGGGAGCAAACACATCGAAATCGTCCGCAACCGCGCGCTCTGTCTCTACGACTTGCTCAAGGGTGCCGGCGTCGAGTTCAACGGCGCGCGCGAACAGGGACTCGACGAGGCGGACGAGGCTGTCATCGTCGCACTGGCCGCGACACTCCACGACATCGGGCACGTCGTCCACCGCGACGACCACCCGTACTACTCCATCCCGCTGGCCGCCGACCTGCTCGACCGAATCCTCCCGGACCTCCCGTTCTACGACATCGGCGAACAGGTCCGGGTCAAAGGCGAGACGCTCCACGCGATAATCTGTCACCACGTCGAGGAGGAACCGCTCACCTTGGAGGCGGGTGTCGTCCGCGTCGCCGACGCACTCGACATGGAGCGGGGCCGCTCACGCATCCCGTACGAGAGCGGTGGACGCGGCATCAACACCGTCTCCAGTCGCGCCATCCGGGACGTATCGCTCCGCCCCGGCGAGGAGAACGACGTCCTCGTCGAGATTCGGATGGACAACGCCGCCGGCGTCTATCAGGTCGACAACCTCCTGAAAGCCAAACTCCGCGGGTCGGGACTCGGCGACCACGTGCGCACCGTCGCTATCAACAGCAGAGAGGACGCAGACCAAATCGTCGAACGCATCGAACTCTGA
- a CDS encoding twin-arginine translocase TatA/TatE family subunit, translating to MLGAYIPLFPGMPGPPELLVILLIAILLFGANKIPELARSSGEAIGEFQKGRQEVEEELEQMKDGDIEAEGEVDADTTAEGEVGADTSSTAEMESEADETSSTAQE from the coding sequence ATGCTTGGTGCGTACATTCCGCTGTTCCCGGGGATGCCGGGACCGCCAGAACTCCTCGTCATCCTGCTCATCGCCATCCTGCTGTTCGGTGCGAACAAAATCCCGGAACTCGCTCGGTCCTCCGGTGAGGCTATCGGCGAGTTCCAGAAGGGACGGCAGGAAGTCGAAGAAGAACTCGAACAGATGAAAGACGGCGACATCGAGGCCGAGGGCGAAGTCGATGCCGACACTACCGCCGAAGGTGAGGTCGGTGCGGACACGTCCAGCACGGCCGAGATGGAGAGTGAAGCCGACGAGACGAGTTCCACGGCACAGGAGTAG